One Gammaproteobacteria bacterium DNA segment encodes these proteins:
- a CDS encoding PilT/PilU family type 4a pilus ATPase: protein MDFNELLRMVVQKNASDLFITVGMPPSMKVHGAIAPVSQDALSAEQARALALGLMDARQREEFERTHECNFAINPEGIGRFRVNVFIQQQRTGMVLRKIETVIPDFEQLNLPPLLQDIAMTKRGLVLFVGATGSGKSTSLAAMVGYRNENSTGHIITIEDPIEFVHQHRRCIVTQREVGVDTESFEAALKNTLRQAPDVILVGEIRARETMDYAIAFAETGHLCLSTLHANNANQAMDRIINFFPEERRAQLLMDLSLNLKAVISQRLIPTIDGKSRRAVVEILLNTPLAADFILKGEVHELKALMARSNELGMKTFDQALYELYSAGEISYDEAIRNSDSPNELRLMVKLNEKDGVKKLGDATEGLSLVDADKH from the coding sequence ATGGACTTTAATGAACTGCTGAGAATGGTGGTGCAGAAAAACGCATCGGATCTGTTTATTACTGTGGGCATGCCTCCCAGCATGAAGGTGCATGGCGCCATCGCACCGGTATCACAGGATGCACTCAGCGCCGAGCAGGCGCGCGCCCTGGCCCTGGGCTTGATGGATGCCAGGCAGCGCGAGGAGTTTGAGCGTACCCACGAGTGCAATTTTGCCATCAATCCCGAGGGCATCGGGCGCTTCCGTGTGAACGTATTCATACAGCAGCAGCGTACAGGCATGGTGCTGCGCAAGATTGAAACTGTGATTCCGGATTTCGAGCAACTGAATCTGCCACCCCTGCTGCAGGATATCGCCATGACCAAGCGGGGCTTGGTGCTTTTTGTCGGTGCTACCGGTTCTGGCAAGTCTACTTCGTTGGCCGCGATGGTGGGTTACCGCAATGAGAACAGCACAGGCCACATTATTACCATCGAGGATCCGATTGAATTCGTCCATCAGCATCGCCGCTGCATCGTGACGCAGCGCGAGGTAGGCGTGGATACCGAGAGTTTTGAGGCCGCGCTCAAGAACACCCTGCGCCAGGCGCCGGATGTGATACTGGTGGGCGAGATACGCGCGCGCGAAACCATGGACTATGCCATCGCCTTTGCCGAGACCGGCCACCTGTGCCTGTCCACCCTGCACGCCAACAATGCCAATCAGGCCATGGATCGCATCATCAATTTCTTCCCGGAGGAGCGGCGCGCCCAGTTGCTGATGGATCTGTCTCTCAATCTCAAGGCCGTGATTTCCCAGCGTCTGATCCCGACCATAGACGGCAAGAGCCGGCGTGCGGTGGTGGAAATACTTTTAAATACACCACTCGCCGCTGACTTTATCCTCAAGGGTGAAGTACATGAGCTGAAGGCGCTGATGGCACGTTCCAACGAGCTGGGGATGAAGACCTTTGATCAGGCGTTATATGAACTCTACTCGGCGGGTGAGATCAGTTACGATGAGGCCATTCGTAACTCTGACTCACCCAATGAGCTGCGGCTGATGGTCAAACTCAACGAGAAGGACGGTGTCAAGAAGCTGGGCGATGCGACAGAGGGACTGTCACTGGTGGATGCGGACAAACACTGA